The following proteins come from a genomic window of Deinococcus sp. KSM4-11:
- a CDS encoding HD domain-containing phosphohydrolase, which yields MTAETSSFPSLSGLPVQHVEEARTALERGRVLTAEGHLEEAALHLHEAASQFAALDDVPGQVDALGSLGKLHLDRGQADAAADTLERAAALAAQAGNLGAEATALNFLAAARHHQGRVAEATQALHRALDLREREGNPVGQIQCLTNIGMIQGQLGQYREAVGSLTQAFTLYQTLSENFALVTPILHNLAHIHHLSGDDRLAAGVMQAAQQSAVASGDVRYQASAALNLGTFLLGLDDYAAAAQQLEAALELSRVAGYRVGELSTLDCLGTLYSRTGETARAEAAFTQALHLALDTGSLQGQIDARINLGRLTLAAGHLEAAREYLAAALTQASEAGLPQSCSAAHEALWRLCEHEGDLSGALTHARELRTLERSLFNAERDRQTRNLSIQFEVERAQQDARMAHVRTQLEHEGRELAEQEVRERTNELARAQHEVVTRLAMAAEYRDDMTGEHTRRVGKSAALIARALDWPEARASILGVAARLHDVGKIGIPDAVLLKPAKLTASEYAHMQTHTLIGARILSGGRSDLLQLAEEIARTHHERWDGAGYPLGLRGEDIPLAGRIVAVADVFDALTQARPYKDAWTPEQALAEIAAQAGSHFDPAVVAVATKVLRHGADDPAVDAALGDAPALEREDLSNMLSVFEHLLAERSRELEAARREAERAAERLERMALTDSLTGLGNRWSFDQALDELLPRDPAQEFTIMSLDVDGLKAVNDTQGHAQGDRLLQSVARAFTRALLSLGTVYRIGGDEFAIICPHGASPEAVRAVHEHATASLRAQGFAHAAVSLGLASYPHDAATTGDLLRLSDQRMYAQKVSTRSARGGAPAPG from the coding sequence ATGACGGCCGAGACGTCCTCCTTCCCTTCCCTGTCCGGGCTGCCGGTACAGCATGTCGAGGAGGCCCGGACGGCACTGGAGCGGGGCCGCGTTCTGACCGCTGAGGGCCACCTGGAGGAGGCCGCCCTCCACCTGCACGAGGCCGCCAGCCAGTTCGCGGCCCTCGATGACGTACCCGGACAGGTCGACGCCCTCGGGAGTCTCGGAAAGCTGCACCTCGACCGCGGTCAGGCGGACGCCGCCGCGGACACCCTGGAGCGTGCGGCCGCCCTTGCGGCGCAGGCCGGGAACCTCGGGGCCGAGGCGACTGCCCTGAACTTCCTGGCGGCCGCACGCCACCACCAGGGCCGGGTGGCCGAGGCGACGCAGGCGCTGCACCGGGCCCTGGACTTGCGGGAGCGGGAGGGCAATCCAGTCGGCCAGATCCAGTGCCTGACCAACATCGGCATGATCCAGGGCCAGCTCGGGCAGTACCGCGAGGCCGTGGGCAGCCTCACGCAGGCCTTCACGCTGTACCAGACGCTGTCCGAGAACTTCGCACTGGTCACCCCGATCCTGCACAACCTGGCGCACATCCACCACCTCAGCGGCGATGACCGGCTGGCCGCAGGGGTCATGCAGGCCGCGCAGCAGTCGGCCGTGGCCAGCGGCGACGTCCGGTACCAGGCCAGTGCCGCCCTGAACCTCGGCACCTTCCTGCTGGGCCTCGATGATTACGCGGCGGCGGCCCAGCAACTCGAGGCGGCGCTGGAGCTCAGCCGCGTGGCCGGGTACCGGGTCGGTGAACTCAGTACCCTCGACTGCCTGGGCACGCTGTACAGCCGCACGGGCGAGACCGCACGGGCCGAGGCGGCCTTCACGCAGGCCCTGCACCTTGCGCTCGACACCGGCTCGCTGCAGGGCCAGATCGACGCCCGGATCAACCTCGGGCGGCTCACCCTGGCGGCCGGTCACCTGGAAGCGGCCCGCGAGTACCTGGCCGCCGCGCTGACCCAGGCCAGCGAGGCCGGCCTGCCCCAGTCCTGCAGCGCAGCACATGAGGCGCTGTGGCGCCTGTGCGAACACGAGGGCGACCTGAGCGGCGCCCTGACGCACGCCCGTGAGCTGAGGACGCTGGAACGCAGCCTGTTTAACGCCGAGCGCGACCGGCAGACCCGCAACCTCAGTATCCAGTTCGAGGTGGAACGTGCCCAGCAGGACGCCCGCATGGCCCACGTCCGCACCCAGCTCGAACATGAGGGCCGCGAACTGGCCGAGCAGGAAGTGCGCGAACGTACGAACGAACTGGCCCGCGCACAGCACGAGGTCGTGACCCGCCTGGCCATGGCCGCCGAGTACCGCGACGACATGACCGGCGAACACACCCGGCGGGTGGGAAAGTCCGCCGCATTGATCGCGCGGGCGCTGGACTGGCCCGAGGCGCGCGCCAGCATTCTGGGCGTCGCGGCCCGCCTGCACGACGTGGGCAAGATCGGCATCCCCGACGCCGTGCTGCTCAAACCCGCCAAGCTGACGGCCAGCGAGTACGCCCACATGCAGACCCACACCCTGATCGGCGCGCGCATCCTCTCCGGCGGCCGCTCCGACCTGCTGCAGCTGGCCGAGGAGATCGCCCGGACGCACCACGAACGCTGGGACGGCGCCGGGTACCCGCTGGGCCTGCGCGGTGAGGACATCCCCCTGGCGGGCCGGATCGTGGCCGTCGCGGACGTGTTCGATGCCCTCACACAGGCCCGGCCGTACAAGGACGCCTGGACGCCCGAGCAGGCGCTGGCGGAAATCGCCGCGCAGGCTGGCAGCCACTTCGACCCGGCCGTCGTGGCCGTCGCCACGAAGGTGCTGCGCCACGGAGCCGACGACCCGGCCGTGGACGCCGCCCTCGGGGACGCGCCTGCGCTGGAACGCGAGGACCTGTCGAACATGCTCTCGGTCTTCGAGCATCTGCTGGCCGAGCGCAGCCGGGAGCTGGAGGCGGCGCGCCGCGAGGCCGAGCGGGCTGCCGAACGGCTGGAACGCATGGCGCTCACCGACAGCCTGACGGGCCTGGGCAACCGCTGGTCCTTCGACCAGGCCCTGGACGAGCTGCTGCCCCGCGATCCGGCACAGGAATTCACGATCATGTCGCTGGATGTCGACGGTCTGAAAGCGGTGAACGACACGCAGGGCCACGCCCAGGGCGACCGCCTGCTGCAGTCGGTGGCGCGGGCCTTCACGCGCGCGCTGCTGTCCCTGGGCACCGTCTACCGCATCGGCGGGGACGAATTCGCCATTATCTGTCCGCACGGCGCGTCGCCGGAGGCGGTGCGGGCGGTGCACGAGCATGCCACGGCGTCCCTCCGTGCCCAGGGCTTCGCGCACGCGGCCGTCAGCCTCGGGCTGGCCTCGTATCCCCACGACGCGGCCACCACCGGCGACCTGCTGCGGCTGAGCGACCAGCGCATGTACGCGCAGAAGGTCTCCACGCGCAGTGCCCGCGGGGGGGCGCCCGCTCCGGGCTGA